The Populus nigra chromosome 19, ddPopNigr1.1, whole genome shotgun sequence genome includes a window with the following:
- the LOC133680169 gene encoding uncharacterized protein LOC133680169, with the protein MAPSPSFLVGPPESYRRAPLTTTARTQKPQTKAPVWYPQMEIPTLTPCQFLFFKITPRTPPETLFRWLERAWKEDPNTTLKLICYLGLAIIKGKPNKYLFFNSVLWLHKYQHYVLASNLAALASFGYLKDLPEILYLILVFEIVNGGYCQSRMLDQGENVKMDQIENEEMEKEETRVLRREKDIFWAECAVFFHRNVSAYHFLHNCVADIYADLLKSDIEFLNLGEVEKISLAAKWCPSVNSFYDRRTQICESIAKAVFPFDSDPGYFVIENAHYVYRVRNRLMKEVLVPLRKALVRRTRCDPITHRPFRPIVSTTMKKMYSGLWTADYNKRFNVYVEIAARTTKKKKLLLPHEIVASLRDKSSSMVAESKWESLVNYLKRKGRLKNCLAVYGISRDMNKMQKDICVSMGLLVSELSEEHWKGKIVSFGDDPKIRMIQGSNLPAKIEFMRQLDYSKVENIKRVFDQIFEFALAEKISQENMPQKIFFFTDMGLQQVSACLWGMWGSYRRRRGCTTLPEIVFWNLRGETGILNFPARNLNRVTMVNGFSNDSLAALLERDVVPTLEDLMRSIGPDNVLKSTISGDLYDNLLV; encoded by the coding sequence ATGGCTCCTTCTCCTTCCTTTCTCGTTGGCCCACCAGAGAGTTACCGCCGTGCCCCACTCACCACCACCGCAAGAACTCAAAAACCACAAACAAAAGCTCCTGTATGGTACCCTCAGATGGAGATTCCTACCTTAACCCCTTGCcagtttctcttcttcaaaaTCACTCCCCGTACACCCCCTGAAACTCTATTTCGCTGGTTAGAACGTGCCTGGAAAGAAGACCCAAATACCACTCTCAAGCTCATTTGCTATCTTGGATTAGCCATCATAAAGGGAAAACCTAATAAATACTTGTTCTTTAACTCGGTTCTTTGGCTTCATAAGTACCAACATTATGTTCTTGCGTCAAATCTTGCAGCCCTGGCAAGTTTTGGGTACTTGAAAGATCTTCCGGAAATCTTGTATCTAATCTTGGTGTTTGAGATTGTAAATGGAGGTTACTGTCAAAGCAGAATGTTGGATCAAGGAGAGAATGTGAAAATGGATCAGATCGAGAATGAAGAGATGGAGAAGGAGGAAACGAGGGTTCTGAGGAGGGAGAAAGACATTTTTTGGGCTGAATGTGCAGTCTTTTTTCACCGAAATGTTTCAGCATATCATTTCTTGCACAATTGTGTTGCAGATATTTATGCAGATTTGCTGAAGTCTGATATCGAATTCTTGAACTTGGGTGAGGTTGAAAAGATTAGTTTGGCTGCAAAATGGTGTCCTTCTGTCAATAGTTTCTATGATAGGAGAACTCAGATCTGTGAAAGCATTGCAAAGGCAGTTTTCCCTTTCGATTCAGACCCCGGGTACTTTGTTATTGAAAATGCTCACTATGTTTATAGGGTTCGAAATCGCTTGATGAAAGAAGTTCTTGTTCCTCTTCGTAAAGCCCTTGTGAGGAGAACAAGGTGTGATCCAATCACACACAGGCCTTTTAGGCCTATTGTGTCAACCACTATGAAGAAAATGTATTCAGGGCTTTGGACTGCGGATTACAATAAAAGGTTTAACGTTTACGTGGAGATTGCAGCAAGAAcaacgaagaaaaaaaagttgttgctTCCTCATGAAATTGTAGCTTCTTTGAGGGATAAAAGTAGCAGCATGGTTGCAGAGTCTAAATGGGAAAGCCTTGTTAACTACTTGAAAAGGAAAGGGAGATTGAAGAATTGTTTGGCAGTTTATGGGATATCAAGGGACATGAACAAAATGCAGAAGGATATTTGTGTATCGATGGGGTTGTTAGTTTCAGAACTCAGTGAAGAACATTGGAAGGGCAAGATTGTATCTTTTGGTGATGATCCTAAGATTCGCATGATTCAAGGAAGTAATCTTCCAGCCAAGATTGAGTTCATGAGGCAACTGGACTATAGTAAGGTTGAAAATATAAAGAGGGTGTTTGACCAAATATTCGAATTTGCTCTTGCGGAGAAGATTAGCCAAGAGAATATGCcacaaaagatattttttttcactgacATGGGATTACAGCAGGTATCTGCTTGCTTGTGGGGCATGTGGGGGAGTTATAGGAGAAGGAGAGGGTGTACAACATTGCCAGAGATTGTATTTTGGAATCTAAGAGGTGAAACTGGTATCTTGAATTTCCCAGCAAGGAACTTGAACAGGGTGACGATGGTTAATGGGTTTTCGAATGATTCATTGGCAGCTTTGCTGGAGAGAGATGTGGTTCCAACTCTAGAAGATTTGATGAGGTCAATTGGGCCAgataatgttttgaaatcaactATTTCTGGAGATTTGTATGACAATTTACTCGTATAA